One Gordonia mangrovi genomic region harbors:
- a CDS encoding ABC transporter substrate-binding protein — protein sequence MTALVAVTACNGTENGGSADSGGSGTIKVGFINQTAGSVGTYPEVQAAFEATVQYINEELDGVGGKKIELDSCAVDGTPTSSQRCAQQMVTNKPAFVFLGNDYNSGVTYPILDGAGLMVIGEVPLSLPDFNAPNVAFFNSGTAGSGPVIPAYLKLHPTQNKSFGALVSQNPAALAAATLLEVPLEQAGYSFQQTAVSPTATDYSSSLLSINPAQLGGLTGILASNGCVAFANAYGQQNLNTPVIANQTCYAPDVLAAAGENMVGWKVTQLTADPMGETEDAVLYRKIMSTYAKGTEPGAGQAALAFSTVMTTYNNILKPMGSSEVTSKAVKDALAGPAKTGKVALGGNYECGGTVAALPTVCGWGIYMYEIGPGPDFAQQVIPDQVDPIDVSATVAEAFPNGLPS from the coding sequence GTGACTGCACTGGTTGCAGTTACAGCGTGTAACGGCACCGAGAACGGGGGTTCGGCTGATTCCGGAGGGTCGGGAACGATCAAGGTTGGATTCATCAATCAGACCGCCGGGTCAGTCGGAACGTATCCAGAGGTGCAGGCGGCCTTCGAAGCCACTGTGCAATACATCAACGAAGAGCTCGATGGCGTTGGTGGAAAGAAGATCGAGCTAGATTCGTGCGCGGTGGACGGAACGCCGACCTCGTCGCAGCGATGCGCGCAGCAGATGGTAACGAACAAGCCGGCCTTCGTTTTCCTTGGAAACGACTACAACTCGGGCGTCACCTATCCGATACTCGACGGTGCTGGTCTGATGGTCATTGGTGAGGTTCCCCTGTCGCTTCCGGACTTCAACGCACCCAATGTCGCGTTCTTCAATTCAGGCACGGCGGGGTCAGGCCCCGTGATCCCCGCCTATTTGAAGCTCCATCCGACCCAGAACAAGTCTTTTGGCGCACTAGTGAGCCAGAACCCCGCCGCTCTGGCTGCGGCAACTCTGCTCGAAGTACCCCTCGAGCAGGCCGGATACAGCTTCCAGCAGACAGCGGTGAGCCCCACCGCCACCGACTACTCGTCGTCGCTGCTCTCGATCAACCCAGCCCAGCTCGGCGGGCTGACCGGCATTCTCGCGTCCAACGGATGCGTCGCGTTCGCGAACGCCTACGGCCAGCAGAACCTCAACACACCGGTGATCGCGAACCAGACCTGTTATGCCCCTGATGTTCTAGCTGCAGCAGGCGAGAACATGGTCGGGTGGAAGGTGACGCAATTGACGGCGGATCCAATGGGTGAGACCGAGGATGCCGTTCTGTATCGCAAGATCATGTCAACATACGCCAAGGGCACCGAGCCGGGCGCCGGTCAGGCAGCCTTGGCATTCTCGACAGTGATGACCACGTACAACAACATCCTCAAGCCGATGGGTTCGTCCGAGGTCACCTCGAAAGCTGTGAAGGATGCCCTCGCCGGGCCTGCAAAGACCGGAAAGGTCGCGCTCGGAGGCAACTACGAATGCGGTGGAACGGTCGCCGCGTTGCCGACCGTGTGTGGTTGGGGCATTTACATGTACGAGATCGGACCAGGACCTGACTTTGCTCAGCAGGTCATTCCCGATCAGGTAGACCCTATCGATGTGAGCGCGACCGTTGCCGAGGCATTCCCGAACGGATTGCCTTCCTGA
- a CDS encoding TIGR03619 family F420-dependent LLM class oxidoreductase, translating to MTNTGHSEDNVIIGLHPAVTDTTMPVRDLLVAAEARRIGGFYLPEHTHLPVDRERSQYPGGGTMPDRYKRLVDPYTTLAYAAALTTGMELGTCVGLIGNHDPIALAKAIATVDMLSGGRMFLGVGFGWNNAEFVAHNSADISAKADVTQEKLELMRSLWTDDEACYQGKFVTLEPSWAWPKPSRRPAIPSLLGAPPTERTFERIATWADGWLTMGTTLASDDFPAHLISLRTTWARHGRDPDDLQIAVIEAPCKRSELAQVRDTARTLGVGRVILHVEDAPEKSLLEVMDDIAAVQSS from the coding sequence ATGACAAATACCGGACACTCCGAAGACAATGTGATCATCGGACTCCACCCCGCGGTCACCGACACGACCATGCCGGTCCGAGACCTGCTGGTCGCCGCGGAAGCCCGAAGAATCGGGGGCTTCTACCTGCCGGAGCACACGCATCTGCCAGTGGACCGGGAACGTTCTCAGTATCCCGGCGGCGGCACCATGCCTGACCGCTACAAACGGCTGGTCGATCCGTACACGACGCTCGCCTACGCGGCCGCGCTGACAACTGGGATGGAGCTGGGGACCTGTGTCGGTCTGATCGGGAACCACGACCCGATCGCACTTGCCAAAGCCATTGCCACAGTGGATATGCTCTCGGGCGGACGAATGTTCCTCGGGGTTGGATTCGGTTGGAACAACGCCGAGTTCGTCGCCCACAACTCCGCCGATATCAGCGCAAAGGCTGATGTCACCCAGGAGAAGCTCGAACTGATGCGGAGTTTATGGACCGACGATGAGGCCTGCTACCAAGGCAAATTCGTCACTCTAGAGCCGAGTTGGGCTTGGCCGAAACCATCTCGCCGACCAGCCATCCCATCGCTTCTCGGTGCGCCGCCCACCGAACGGACATTTGAGAGAATCGCGACCTGGGCCGATGGCTGGCTGACGATGGGCACAACGTTGGCATCCGACGACTTCCCAGCGCATCTCATCTCCCTCAGAACAACCTGGGCCCGTCATGGGCGAGATCCCGATGACCTGCAGATCGCCGTCATAGAAGCGCCCTGCAAACGGAGCGAACTCGCACAAGTCCGCGATACGGCACGCACGCTCGGTGTGGGCAGGGTGATCCTCCACGTCGAGGACGCACCCGAGAAATCATTGCTGGAAGTAATGGACGATATCGCGGCTGTGCAGTCGAGTTGA
- a CDS encoding MBL fold metallo-hydrolase, giving the protein MYVIDGDDGIHLVDTGWNNEQSWRSLTDGLAELGRSVTDVRGVVATHIHPDHYGLAGRIREVSGAWVGLHSADAELVDAHYLLPTDQQPDLTNELMAAGVPDSDLGEVQGEELPESGYVTKVIPDLDVADGQVLPIPGRGVKALWTPGHSPGHLCFAIADQAALLTGDHVLPRITPGVSVFSCAGANPLGNFLQSLTRLAGVPADIVLPAHEYEFRGLEERIAELIKHHRARFLDVYDLASSGNRTAWTIASMMRWSRTWETIDSLMKRSAVGETLAHLIHLETLGMLQRSTDLPHRWSASSGRHPNGRDDLLSLLSIPR; this is encoded by the coding sequence GTGTACGTCATCGACGGTGACGACGGGATACACCTCGTCGACACCGGATGGAACAACGAGCAGTCCTGGCGGTCACTCACCGACGGCCTCGCCGAGCTGGGACGGTCTGTGACCGATGTGCGTGGCGTGGTCGCAACGCACATCCACCCCGATCACTACGGGCTCGCTGGACGCATACGAGAGGTCTCCGGCGCGTGGGTCGGCCTGCACAGCGCCGATGCCGAACTGGTTGACGCGCACTATCTGCTGCCGACCGATCAACAGCCCGACCTGACAAACGAGTTGATGGCGGCAGGCGTTCCTGATTCGGATCTCGGCGAGGTCCAGGGTGAAGAACTGCCCGAGAGCGGCTATGTGACCAAGGTCATCCCAGATCTCGATGTGGCCGATGGCCAGGTGCTCCCGATCCCGGGGCGAGGGGTGAAAGCACTGTGGACACCGGGCCATTCACCGGGCCACCTGTGTTTCGCCATCGCGGATCAGGCCGCTCTCTTGACCGGCGATCACGTCCTTCCCCGGATAACGCCCGGGGTCTCCGTGTTCTCGTGTGCCGGTGCCAACCCGCTGGGCAACTTCCTGCAGTCACTCACCCGTCTCGCCGGCGTCCCCGCGGACATAGTTCTCCCGGCCCACGAGTACGAGTTTCGTGGCCTCGAAGAGCGGATCGCCGAATTGATCAAACACCACCGCGCCCGTTTCCTGGACGTGTATGACCTCGCCTCTTCCGGCAATCGAACGGCCTGGACGATTGCTTCGATGATGCGATGGTCCCGCACATGGGAGACCATCGACAGCCTCATGAAGCGGTCCGCTGTCGGTGAGACACTCGCACATTTGATTCATCTCGAAACGCTCGGAATGCTGCAACGTTCGACGGACCTCCCTCACCGCTGGTCCGCGTCGTCGGGTCGCCATCCGAACGGCAGGGACGACCTCCTCTCGCTGCTCTCCATACCGCGATGA